Sequence from the Halobaculum rubrum genome:
TCGCGCTCACGGGCGAACGTGACTGCCGCCTTGCGACAGCGATACGCCGACATCCGAGCAGTAGGGTATCCATCCCGGGTCCCGACCGTGATATCGTGGCAGCCGACCCCGACGGCTTGAAGGACGCCGCGAATGCATCGGCGACTATGACTGACGCCGACGGGGGGCTCGCCGATCGGGTCCGAAGCGTGTTGGAGACTGACCCAGAGGAGTTCCGGCAGCGGGCGGAGGCGGACGCGGAGACCGTGAAGGCGGAGCTTCGCGACGGAACGTTCGACAACCACCAGTCGATCATCGGCCTGGAGTACGAGTTCTACGCCGTCTCGGAGGGGCGGTGGCGGGAAGGGGGCGAGGAGGACGTCGACGGGGCGGGGCAGGTCGCGGCCGACGTGAACGCCCCACATCTCAGCAGGGTTCCCCGCCGTCTGCTGGAGCTCATCGGCTTCGAGAAGGAGCTGGGGCTGCACAACGCCGAGATGACGACGAGCCCGCAGCCGCTCAACGCCGCCGGCGTGCGCGCGCAAGCGGCCGAGGTTCGCGCCCGGCTCGAGGCGGCCGAGGAGACGACCGGCGCCGAGGGGATGCGCCTCGTCTCGGACGCGATGTGGACGGTCCCGCCGGTCGGCGAGACCGCCCGCGAGTACCTCACCGACTCCGTCGAGGACGACGGCGTCCGCGTCGCGACCAACATGAGCGACGCCGTGCGCTATCACGCGATGGCCAACGGTCCCGGGTCGGAGTCGTTCTCGATCGACGCCCCGCACGTCGAGTTGACGGCGGACACGGTGCTGCCCGAGAGCCTCATCACGTCGATCCAGCCGCACTACCAGGTCGCACGCGCCGAGGACATCCCCCGGATCCACACCCTCGCGCTCCGGATCGCGGGACCGCTGCTCGCGCTCGGGGTCAACGCCCCGTTCTTCCCGCCGGACCTGTACGCCGACGACGCGACCGCGGCGGACGTCCTCGCGGACGGCTGGCACGAGAACCGCGTCGCGGTCTTCGAGTCGGTCCTCAACGAGGAGGGAGCCGAGAAGGTGACGTTCCCCGAGGACCTCGCCACCGTCGAGGAGGCGGTCGACCGCGTCGCCGCCGACCCGACGATCGTTCCGATGCCGGTCGCGGAAGGCAACCGCTTCGACGACGCGTTCGCGACGCTGCGTCGCAAACACGGCACCTTCTGGCGGTGGGTGCGCCCGGTGTTCGACGGCGCCACCCGCTCGGCCGCGAACGCGCGTATCGAGTTCCGACCGATCCCGGCTCAGCCGACCGTGAGCGACTCCGTCGCCTTCCTCGCGGCGTTCGCGGGCCTGCTGGAGAGCCTCCCCCGGCGGCGCCATCCCGTGTACGACCTCGACTGGGAACTCGCCCGCGACAACTTCTATGCGGCCGTTCGCGACGGGATCGAGGCGGATCTCTCGTGGATCACGACCGACGGCGTCGAGACGAGCGACGCCGACACGATCTTCGACGACCTGCTGTCGCACGCCGAGGCCGGCTTGGAGGACGTCGGCCTCTCGGAATCCGCGGCCGAGTCGTATCTCGCACCGCTGCGCTGGCGGGCCGAGGCGGGAGTGACACCCGCGGCGTGGAAGCGCCGTCGCGTCCGCGCGCGTCTCGACGACGGCGCAGACCTCGCCGACGCGATCCCCGCGATGCAGCGAACGTACGTCGAACGACAGCGCGAGACGCTGGTCGACGGGACGCTCGCCGACTGGGTCGACGAATAGCGCTTCGGGCGGGCAGTCCCTGCTCGACCGCGTCACCCCGCGAGTCAGGGTCGCCACGGCGGACGGGGGGACCGCCTCGCGGTCGGTGGTGGCTGTCGCCGGCGGTGAACAGGTGTGAGCCGCGCCCCGGTACCGCCTCGGTCGCCGTGATCCGCGCGCCGGAGGCCGTCGACGGCGCGTTCGCTGTCGGGGATAAAAAACGTCGGCGCCCCGAAGCTTCGGGTGCCGGGGACCGCGAGAACGGCCGTGGTCTCAGGCGGTGAGTTCGTCGACGTCCTTGTGCTTCGTGACCTCGACGCCCTCGTCGGTCACGACGCACATGTTGATGCCGTTGCCGGTGGCGGTGTCGCGCTCCAGCGCGGACTTGACCGCGCGGGCGGCGACGCGCTTCGCGTCGTCGATGGACAGGTCCTCGTCGTATTCCTGCTCGAGCACGCCCAGCGCGAACTGCGAGCCGGAGCCGGTGACCGTGTACTCCTCCTCGGTCATGCCGCCGGCCGCGTCGATGGAGTAGATGTGTGCGCCCTCGTCGTCGACGCCGCCGAGGATGGGCTGGACGATGAAGAACGCGCCAGAGCGGAGGAGGTTTCCGGTGAGCGTCGACAGCGCCTGCATGCTCATGTCCTTGCCGCGGCGAGTCTCGTAGAGGTTCGTCTCGGCTTTCAGCGTCTGGATGAGGTTCTGCGCCGCGGAGACCGACCCCGCGATGGTGAGCGCGCCCGTCGGGTGGATCTGCTCGACCTTCTGGACGTCCTTCGAGGAGACCATGCGACCCAGCGAGGCGCGCATGTCCGTCGCCAGCACGACGCCGTCCTCGGTTCGCAGGCCGACGGTCGTCGTTCCGGTCTTCATCTCGCCTTCGCCGGTCGACTGGGCACGACGCTCGTCGGCGTTGGGGAACTCCCCGAGTTCCGGCCCGAACACGGTTTCGTCGCCGCCGATGGCGTCGAGGTCCGCGAGGTCACTAGATGGTCGCATTGACATTCGATAGGGCTCCGCCGCTGATAAATGCACTCTTTCAGGAACTCGCCCGACGGCCACGCTATCGCTGGGTATCGTGGCCCTCGTCGGCGGTACCAGCGTCGCCTGCCGACTCCGCGGCGGCGTCGTAGGCGTCGTGGATGCGGGCGACGACCTGACCGAACGGGAGTGTCACCCCGGCCCGGCGGCCGAGGAGTACGACGGGGAACGCGAGGATCCCCGCGAGGACGGTGAGGTGATGGAGCGCGTTGAGTCCGACAGTTCGGACAGCGTGTGCGGCGTGCGTCATGACCGTTGACAGCCCAGGACCGTCTTCCAGTAATAACTCTTTCGTGGCGCGGGTGACAGCCTACCCCTCCGCAGTAGTGCGGTTTTGTCGATCGCACCCCGATCCGCCGTCGGAGCCGAATCAGCTCCGTGAGAACCGAGACGTTCGGAGGACCGACACACCGGATTCGCATACGTTACGAGAAACCCGCGGGTGTCGTGCGGGTTCCCATCCGACCGGACCGGCGGCGTGTGATGGAGCGTGCCGTGATGGACAGCGGAGTGGCGAGGAACGGGGCGACGACGAGGATCGATCAGTTCCGCAGGGACTCGGTCCGCGACCCCGACCGGGTGTCGGCTCCCGGGGCCACCTGTGCCCCGAGTGCCGACTCCAGTTCCGCCGGCGAGATGCCGCTCTGTGTGGCCGCCTGATCGACGGTGAGTGAGGTGCCGCGATACAGTGTCAGAGCCGTGGTCAGCGCTTTCAAGCACATTGGCTGAGTACACCGATACGACAGAGTTGTTGGTATTAACTCGTTCTAGTGAATACATAGTGTACTCACTGTTGTATGGCTGTAGAACAAAACAATATTCGAAATCTATTCTTTGAATCTGATTATATGTGTGTTTTGTCTCACCGAGATGATCGGGTTCTGCCCGCACCGATGTCGGACCGGATCGGACCGCATCCGTGGGGAGAGGTTACCTCGCCGGAGCCATCGAATGCCCGGCCCCGGAATCAACGGGTTATTGTCCACAGGTCGGCGAGTAGGTGTATGAGCAACTATCTCGTCGCGCTCGAGGCGGCCTGGTTGGTACGGGACGTGGAGGCGATCGACGACGCGATCGGCGTCGCCGTCAGTGAAGCCGGCCGTCGGCTGAACGAGGCGAACAAGGAGTTCGTCGACGTGGAAGTCGGCGCGACGCCGTGTCCCGCCTGTGGGGAGCCGTTCGACTCGGCGTTCATCGCCGCCTCGACGGCCCTCGTCGGGCTGATGCTGGAGATCGACGTGTTCAACGCCGACAGCGAGGAGCACGCCACTCGGATCGCGAAAAGCGAGATCGGCGGCGCCCTCCGCGACGTGCCGCTGGACGTGCTGGACGTGGTCGAGACGGAAGCCGACGACGAGGACGAGTGAGCCGCGACGGTCGGTAACCACCCGGTACGACCGAACGATTTTTAATTACCTTGGGTAATTCGGGTACATGGAACTCCCGACGCCGCAGGACCTGCGCGAGCGGCGGACGTCGCTTGATCTCACCCAGAGCGCGCTCGCCGAGCGCGCGGACGTGTCGCAGCCGCTGATCGCCCGTATCGAGGGCGGCGACGTGGACCCGCGCCTGTCGACGCTCCGGCGCATCGTCGAGGCGCTCGACGAGGTCGAGGGCGACGTGGTCCGCGCTCGCGACATCATGCACGAGTCGGTGATCAGCATCGCGCCCGACGACTCGGTTCGCGAGGCCGTCGACCTGATGGAGGAGGAGGCGTACTCCCAGCTTCCGGTGATCCAGAACGGCACCCCCGTCGGCTCCATCTCCTTTTCGGACGTGAACCAGGCGGGCGAGGACGCCGCGGAGCTCCCGGTCAGCGAGGTGATGTCGGAGTCGTTCCCGCCGGTGAGCCCGGACGCGACCGTCGACGAGATACGGAACCTACTGGAGCACTACAAGGCGGTCGTCGTCACCGACGGCGGCGACGCCATCGGGATCATCACCGAGGCGGACCTGGCGGCACAGTTGTCCTGAACCCGGGGCCGAACCCGCGGCCCCGTCTACAGCGAGTTCTTGATCTTCTCGAAGAACCCCTCGCTCACGTCGATCTTCTCGCCGCCCTCCTCCGCGAACGTCTTGAGCGCCTCTCGCTGCTCGGTCGTGAGGTCCTCGGGCGTGACGACCTGCACCTGCACGTAGAGGTCGCCGTTCCCGCGCCGCCGCAGTCGGGGCATCCCCTTCCCCTTCAGGCGGAACGTCTCGCCGCTTTGGGTGCCCGCGGGCACCTCGAACTCGACGCTCCCGTCGAGCGTCTCCAGTTGGATCGTGTCGCCGAACACCGCCTGCGGGAACGAGACTGGCTCGGTGAGGTGGAGGTCGGCGCCGTCGCGCTCGAAGCGGTCGTCGCCCTCGACGTGCACCTCGATGAGCAGGTCGCCGTCGCGGGCGCCGGGCTCGCCGGGCGCGCCCTCGCCGTCCATTCGGAGCGTCTGCCCGTCCT
This genomic interval carries:
- the psmB gene encoding archaeal proteasome endopeptidase complex subunit beta — protein: MRPSSDLADLDAIGGDETVFGPELGEFPNADERRAQSTGEGEMKTGTTTVGLRTEDGVVLATDMRASLGRMVSSKDVQKVEQIHPTGALTIAGSVSAAQNLIQTLKAETNLYETRRGKDMSMQALSTLTGNLLRSGAFFIVQPILGGVDDEGAHIYSIDAAGGMTEEEYTVTGSGSQFALGVLEQEYDEDLSIDDAKRVAARAVKSALERDTATGNGINMCVVTDEGVEVTKHKDVDELTA
- a CDS encoding DUF555 domain-containing protein, encoding MSNYLVALEAAWLVRDVEAIDDAIGVAVSEAGRRLNEANKEFVDVEVGATPCPACGEPFDSAFIAASTALVGLMLEIDVFNADSEEHATRIAKSEIGGALRDVPLDVLDVVETEADDEDE
- a CDS encoding CBS domain-containing protein, with the translated sequence MELPTPQDLRERRTSLDLTQSALAERADVSQPLIARIEGGDVDPRLSTLRRIVEALDEVEGDVVRARDIMHESVISIAPDDSVREAVDLMEEEAYSQLPVIQNGTPVGSISFSDVNQAGEDAAELPVSEVMSESFPPVSPDATVDEIRNLLEHYKAVVVTDGGDAIGIITEADLAAQLS